The nucleotide sequence GTCCTCGTGGACGTTGTGCAGCAGGAAGACCCTTTTGCCGAGGCCCGAAATCATCCTGTCCAGTTCCTGGAGGGGGAAGCCCTTTTCCGAGGTTCCCTTGAGCCCCTCGAGGATTCGTGCCTTGTCGCGCTCCGTCTGGAGTCTCCCGATGAACCAGGTTCCCATGTTGGATATGCCCTTGTAGTCCAGGTCCACCGGGTTCTGCGTGGCCAGGAGGACGCCCAGCCCGTAGGCCCTGGCCTGTTTGAGCAGCGAGAGGAGGACCGTCTTGGAGGGGGGGTTCTTCACCGGGGGGAAGAAACCGAAGATCTCATCCATGTACAGGATGGCCCTGAGGCTCGATGTTCCGGGCTGGGTCCTCGCCCACCCCAGTATCTCGTTCAGCAGCATGGATACGAAGAACATCCTCTCCCGGTCGGAAAGATGGCTGATGGTGAATATCGAAGCCCGGGGCCTTCCGTCGGAGGTGTAGAAGAACCGGCCCGCGTCCAGGGGGTCTCCCTCCATCCAGGGCGCGAAGGAGGGGGCCGCCGCAAGGTGGTTCAATTTCAGGACCAGGTCCATCCTCGCCGTGGTGGGGTAGAAGGTCTCCAGGTCCAGCACTCCGAGGGAGTCGAAGGGCGGTACCCTGATCATCCCCATGAGGGAGGGAATGTCCAACGATTCCCCCCGGGACCACTTCTCCTCCAGCACTCTCGAGATGAGGATATGCTCCCTGCTCGTCAGCGGGTCGGCTTCAATCCCTATCAACGCCAGGAGGCTCGATGCGGTGGTCTGGATCCTCTCCCGGAAGAGGTCTCCGTCGGATTTGACCACCTCCGGCGGGGCGTCGA is from Thermovirga sp. and encodes:
- a CDS encoding ATP-binding protein, with the translated sequence MKDFEKMGSFYLGREVDDTSGSTAGELLLYDARDLTTHGMIIGMTGSGKTGLAISLIEEALIDEIPVIAIDPKGDLPNLLLTFPGLAPGDFLPWINPQEASREGLTPEELARKTAATWKKGLEEWGIDGARIQKMRESVDLTIYTPGSSAGRMVSALRSFDAPPEVVKSDGDLFRERIQTTASSLLALIGIEADPLTSREHILISRVLEEKWSRGESLDIPSLMGMIRVPPFDSLGVLDLETFYPTTARMDLVLKLNHLAAAPSFAPWMEGDPLDAGRFFYTSDGRPRASIFTISHLSDRERMFFVSMLLNEILGWARTQPGTSSLRAILYMDEIFGFFPPVKNPPSKTVLLSLLKQARAYGLGVLLATQNPVDLDYKGISNMGTWFIGRLQTERDKARILEGLKGTSEKGFPLQELDRMISGLGKRVFLLHNVHEDKPVLFQTRWAMSFLAGPVTREQIKALVGDIAIPPPPETARPLAEPVATGPVDQASIKSRVAVSGVNSVYLPAPAG